A DNA window from Bacteroides cellulosilyticus contains the following coding sequences:
- a CDS encoding glycoside hydrolase family 3 C-terminal domain-containing protein, translating into MNLKRHLFLFAGILSCSFLMAQQPSDILSVSASTNVEKASLAFDKDQKTMWEVGGQDLKTDQWLMFTIHTPGDVCELGIQMQGVSKEDLKQLMNIFVTYDPMNLGVPVDYQVQGSAKEMRLKFSPKYGAHVRLAFKGGDRVKPFMVKEVSVLLADKELKDRKGEKTSLRYMDPTLPVEERVESLLSVMTPEDKMELIREGWGIPGIPHLYVPPITKVEAVHGFSYGSGATIFPQALAMGATWNKKLTEEVAMAIGDETLSAGTMQAWSPVLDVAQDARWGRCEETFGEDPVLVSQIGGAWIKGYQSMGLYTTPKHFGGHGAPLGGRDSHDIGLSEREMREVHLVPFRHVIRNYDCQSLMMAYSDFLGVPVAKSRELLHNILREEWGFSGFIVSDCGAIANLTARKHYTAKDKIEAANQALAAGIATNCGDTYNDKEVIRAAKDGRINMENLDEVCRTMLRMMFRNELFEKAPNKPLDWNKIYPGWNSDSHKEMARQAARESIVLLENKDHILPLSKDMRTIAVLGPGADDLQPGDYTPKLQPGQLKSVLTGIKQAVGKQTKVIYEQGCDFTSLGEDNIAKAVKAASQSDVVLLVLGDCSTSEATTDVYKTSGENHDYATLILPGKQQELLEAVCATGKPVILILQAGRPYNLSKASELCKAILVNWLPGQEGGPATADVLFGDYNPAGRLPMTFPRHVGQLPLYYNFKTSGRRYEYSDMEYYPLYYFGYGLSYTSFEYSGLKVQEKENGNITVQATVKNIGQRAGDEVVQLYVTDMYASVKTRITELKNFTRIHLKPGEAKTVSFELTPYELSLLNDHMDRVVEKGTFKILVGGVSPQYVANDRIKDSVGYKDSKKGLSGMLEYTHEFAADFGLTLFKVEENLVKNQNTIWLSVKNNGTLMDTGKVEMYVGGKKMGDNVHYELAPGEEKLIPFSVDKENMDSVVFTTKYKVLSI; encoded by the coding sequence ATGAATTTAAAAAGGCACTTGTTCTTATTTGCAGGAATATTATCCTGTTCTTTTCTAATGGCTCAGCAGCCAAGTGATATTTTGTCAGTTTCAGCATCAACTAATGTGGAAAAAGCTTCGTTAGCTTTTGATAAGGATCAAAAGACAATGTGGGAAGTTGGTGGGCAGGATTTGAAAACAGACCAATGGTTGATGTTCACTATCCATACTCCGGGTGATGTATGTGAACTTGGAATTCAGATGCAAGGTGTTTCTAAAGAGGATTTGAAACAGTTGATGAATATCTTCGTTACATATGATCCTATGAATCTGGGAGTACCTGTAGATTATCAGGTACAAGGTAGTGCTAAAGAAATGCGGCTGAAGTTTTCACCTAAATATGGAGCTCATGTCAGGTTGGCTTTTAAGGGAGGCGATCGTGTTAAACCTTTTATGGTAAAGGAAGTATCTGTTCTTTTAGCTGATAAGGAATTGAAAGATCGAAAAGGAGAAAAAACTTCGCTCCGTTATATGGACCCTACGCTTCCGGTGGAAGAGCGTGTGGAGAGTTTGCTGTCTGTGATGACGCCGGAAGATAAAATGGAACTGATACGTGAGGGCTGGGGTATTCCTGGTATTCCTCATTTATATGTACCACCTATTACGAAAGTTGAGGCTGTACATGGTTTTTCGTATGGTAGTGGAGCTACTATCTTTCCCCAAGCTCTGGCAATGGGAGCAACCTGGAATAAGAAGTTGACGGAAGAAGTGGCGATGGCGATTGGTGATGAAACACTTTCGGCAGGAACTATGCAGGCATGGTCTCCGGTATTGGATGTAGCCCAAGATGCCCGTTGGGGACGTTGTGAAGAAACGTTTGGAGAAGATCCGGTTTTGGTATCACAGATTGGTGGAGCTTGGATTAAAGGGTACCAGTCTATGGGACTATATACTACTCCGAAACATTTTGGTGGTCATGGCGCTCCGTTGGGAGGACGCGATTCCCATGATATAGGGTTGTCTGAACGTGAAATGCGTGAAGTACATCTGGTTCCGTTCCGTCATGTTATTCGTAACTATGATTGCCAATCTTTGATGATGGCATATTCGGATTTTCTGGGTGTTCCTGTAGCGAAAAGTAGAGAATTGCTGCATAATATTTTGCGTGAGGAATGGGGATTCAGCGGTTTCATAGTTAGTGACTGCGGTGCTATAGCTAATTTGACTGCCCGCAAACATTATACAGCTAAAGATAAGATAGAAGCGGCTAACCAGGCCTTGGCAGCCGGGATTGCCACGAACTGTGGTGATACGTATAATGATAAGGAAGTGATACGGGCTGCAAAGGATGGACGTATCAATATGGAAAACCTTGATGAGGTGTGCCGCACAATGTTGCGTATGATGTTCCGTAATGAACTGTTTGAAAAAGCACCTAATAAACCATTGGACTGGAATAAGATATATCCGGGTTGGAATTCGGATAGTCATAAAGAAATGGCGCGTCAGGCTGCCCGCGAATCTATTGTACTGTTAGAGAATAAGGATCATATTTTGCCTTTGTCTAAAGACATGCGTACGATTGCTGTGCTAGGTCCCGGTGCAGATGATCTTCAACCTGGTGATTATACTCCTAAACTTCAGCCTGGTCAGTTGAAATCTGTGTTGACAGGTATCAAACAAGCGGTAGGAAAGCAGACGAAAGTGATTTATGAACAAGGTTGTGATTTTACAAGTTTAGGCGAAGATAATATTGCAAAGGCGGTAAAAGCGGCTTCACAATCAGATGTGGTGCTATTGGTTTTGGGAGATTGTTCAACCAGTGAGGCTACTACGGATGTATACAAGACATCCGGTGAAAATCACGATTATGCAACACTGATTCTGCCGGGCAAACAACAGGAATTATTGGAAGCTGTTTGCGCAACCGGAAAGCCTGTCATATTAATTCTTCAGGCGGGGCGTCCCTATAATTTGTCTAAAGCGTCGGAGTTATGTAAAGCTATCCTTGTGAACTGGTTGCCTGGACAAGAAGGTGGTCCGGCTACAGCGGATGTGTTGTTTGGCGATTACAACCCTGCCGGTCGTTTACCGATGACTTTCCCACGACACGTAGGTCAGCTTCCTCTTTATTACAACTTTAAAACTTCCGGTCGCCGCTATGAATATTCGGATATGGAATACTATCCTCTTTACTATTTCGGATATGGGTTGAGCTATACTTCGTTTGAATATTCAGGCCTGAAAGTACAGGAAAAGGAAAATGGTAATATTACAGTGCAGGCCACTGTGAAGAATATAGGACAACGTGCCGGTGATGAGGTGGTACAGCTATATGTAACGGATATGTATGCTAGTGTGAAGACACGTATTACAGAATTGAAAAACTTTACCCGTATTCACTTGAAACCGGGTGAGGCAAAAACGGTTTCTTTTGAATTGACGCCTTATGAATTATCATTGCTCAATGATCATATGGACCGGGTTGTGGAGAAAGGTACGTTTAAAATCTTAGTTGGTGGTGTGAGTCCTCAGTATGTGGCTAATGACCGTATTAAGGATAGTGTGGGTTATAAGGATTCTAAGAAAGGTTTGTCAGGTATGCTTGAATATACCCATGAATTTGCAGCAGATTTCGGCTTGACTTTATTCAAAGTAGAAGAAAATCTGGTAAAGAATCAGAATACTATCTGGCTCTCAGTTAAAAACAATGGGACTTTGATGGATACAGGAAAAGTTGAAATGTATGTCGGAGGTAAGAAAATGGGCGATAATGTTCATTATGAGTTGGCTCCGGGAGAAGAGAAACTGATACCTTTCAGTGTGGATAAGGAGAATATGGATTCAGTTGTATTTACTACCAAATATAAAGTGTTATCTATATAA
- a CDS encoding glycoside hydrolase family 71/99-like protein, protein MVKRLNWFIVCLLFSIGITAQVAGKQYNSYKGLVMAGYQGWFNAPDDGANRGWYHYTGHDGFRPGSCTIDFWPEVSEYEKLYKTEFKFADGTPAYTFSSHDESTVDTHFRWMKEYGLDGVFMQRFVGEIRGESGLKHFNTVLNSAMKAANKYERAICVMYDLSGMRPGDEDILLKDISDVAKRHSLKDHAKNPSYLYHNGKPLVTVWGVGFNDRRRYGLDEAEKIINGLKAQGFSVMLGVPTHWRELSGDTESDPRLHELIKRCDVVMPWFVGRYNEDSYPRYQKLIKGDIEWAKKNKVDYAPLAFPGFSWRNMKGHENSVQIPRNKGSFLWKQLSGALKEGAEMLYVAMFDEIDEGTAIFKCAKKVPVGASTFVPIEEGIGSDHYLWLVGQAGKMLRKEMPLEMKQPVRK, encoded by the coding sequence ATGGTAAAAAGATTAAATTGGTTTATTGTATGCTTGTTGTTTTCGATAGGTATTACGGCGCAGGTTGCCGGTAAACAGTACAATTCGTACAAAGGATTGGTGATGGCCGGTTATCAGGGGTGGTTTAATGCCCCTGATGATGGCGCCAATCGGGGGTGGTATCACTATACCGGACACGATGGCTTTCGCCCCGGTTCTTGTACGATTGACTTCTGGCCGGAAGTATCGGAGTATGAAAAACTGTATAAGACGGAGTTCAAGTTTGCAGACGGAACTCCGGCCTATACTTTCTCCTCACACGATGAGTCTACGGTAGATACTCATTTCAGATGGATGAAAGAATATGGATTGGATGGTGTGTTTATGCAGCGTTTTGTCGGGGAAATCCGTGGTGAGAGTGGTTTGAAACATTTCAATACTGTTTTGAACTCTGCCATGAAAGCAGCCAATAAATACGAGCGTGCCATTTGTGTCATGTATGATTTAAGTGGTATGCGTCCCGGTGATGAGGATATTTTGCTGAAAGATATTTCTGATGTGGCTAAACGTCATTCTCTGAAAGATCATGCCAAGAATCCCTCTTATTTGTATCATAATGGAAAACCGCTGGTTACGGTCTGGGGAGTAGGTTTCAATGATCGCCGCCGTTACGGTCTGGATGAAGCCGAAAAGATTATCAATGGTTTGAAGGCACAGGGCTTTAGTGTGATGCTGGGAGTGCCTACGCATTGGCGCGAATTGAGTGGGGATACCGAGTCGGATCCTCGTCTGCATGAGTTGATAAAACGGTGTGATGTTGTGATGCCCTGGTTTGTAGGACGATATAATGAAGACTCGTATCCCCGTTATCAGAAACTGATTAAAGGTGACATCGAGTGGGCGAAAAAGAATAAAGTGGATTATGCACCTTTGGCTTTTCCGGGATTCTCCTGGCGTAATATGAAGGGGCATGAGAACAGTGTGCAGATACCGCGTAACAAAGGTTCGTTCCTTTGGAAGCAGTTGTCCGGAGCTCTGAAGGAAGGTGCGGAAATGCTTTATGTAGCTATGTTTGATGAGATAGATGAAGGTACGGCTATCTTTAAATGTGCTAAAAAGGTTCCCGTAGGTGCCAGTACATTTGTACCCATTGAGGAAGGCATTGGCAGTGATCATTACTTGTGGCTGGTAGGCCAGGCCGGTAAAATGTTGCGTAAGGAAATGCCGTTGGAGATGAAGCAACCGGTACGCAAGTAA